The following coding sequences are from one Shewanella eurypsychrophilus window:
- a CDS encoding YbaN family protein produces MSITQWFSHWSKKMLRPFLLVLGGVSLGFAVIGVVLPVFPTVPFLLLSLWCFSHASPRMQQWLLAQRHFGPTLDNLIHRRGLTQRQLFHCLVGKWFGMGLAIYFVPVWYVKVALLAIAMVVTLFLLRMPRLSDETN; encoded by the coding sequence ATGAGTATCACACAATGGTTTAGTCATTGGAGTAAAAAAATGTTGCGCCCATTCCTGCTGGTTTTAGGGGGAGTATCCCTAGGTTTTGCCGTGATTGGGGTGGTATTGCCTGTATTTCCCACAGTGCCATTCTTACTCTTGAGTCTGTGGTGTTTTAGTCACGCCTCACCACGTATGCAGCAATGGTTGTTAGCCCAGCGGCACTTCGGACCCACCTTAGATAATTTGATCCATCGACGTGGCTTAACTCAGCGGCAGTTGTTTCACTGTTTAGTGGGTAAGTGGTTTGGCATGGGGCTCGCGATTTACTTTGTCCCTGTTTGGTATGTGAAAGTAGCCTTACTGGCTATTGCGATGGTGGTGACGCTATTCTTGCTGCGTATGCCAAGACTCAGCGATGAAACTAACTAG
- the nrfA gene encoding ammonia-forming cytochrome c nitrite reductase, whose product MTLRLTPISFLISLALVSSSFAYAQDEDQGLDPRSEQYAKKFPKQYQSWEKTTDYSEKTDEIAEDPNLVVLWAGYAFSRDYTRARGHQYAVTDLRETLRTGSPDEKQPDMMPMACWSCKGPDVPRMIAEQGEDGFFTGKWSKGGPEVVNTIGCQDCHEPGSSKLRMARPFAERAMSSIGLEWDEASRKDKQAMVCGQCHVEYYFDEKNKKAAFPWDNGVKADQAEAYFDSINFTDWTHQLSKTPMLKAQHPDYETWSQGIHGQNNVTCIDCHMPKVVNDKGRKYTDHRVGNPFDRFEQTCATCHDQTKEQLQDIVAQRKSKIDELKVSAETQLVHAHYETAAALAAGATDEEVHDIQQDIRHAQWRWDHATASHGIAMHNPDEALRVLGTAIDRAANARIKLARLLSSKGIKQPVAIPDISTKAKAQAAIGLDMDKLNAEKAQFIEKVIPQWDEQAKLRQAIYDKD is encoded by the coding sequence ATGACTTTAAGGCTGACGCCAATAAGTTTCCTCATATCATTAGCCCTTGTATCTTCATCTTTTGCCTATGCACAAGATGAAGATCAGGGGCTTGATCCACGCAGTGAACAGTATGCTAAGAAGTTTCCAAAGCAGTACCAAAGCTGGGAAAAAACCACTGATTACAGTGAAAAAACAGATGAGATAGCAGAAGATCCTAACCTTGTTGTTTTATGGGCAGGTTATGCCTTCTCAAGAGATTACACCCGTGCCAGAGGGCATCAATATGCTGTGACCGATCTCAGAGAAACCCTAAGAACAGGCTCTCCCGATGAAAAACAGCCAGATATGATGCCTATGGCTTGTTGGAGCTGTAAAGGGCCTGATGTACCCAGAATGATTGCCGAGCAGGGCGAAGATGGGTTCTTCACGGGTAAATGGAGCAAAGGAGGCCCTGAGGTAGTCAATACTATCGGTTGCCAAGATTGCCATGAGCCAGGCTCTTCAAAATTGCGCATGGCTAGACCTTTCGCAGAGCGAGCTATGAGCAGTATTGGCTTAGAGTGGGATGAGGCAAGTCGAAAAGATAAGCAAGCTATGGTCTGCGGTCAGTGCCATGTCGAATACTACTTTGATGAGAAAAATAAAAAAGCGGCATTCCCTTGGGACAATGGAGTTAAAGCTGATCAAGCTGAGGCCTACTTCGACTCAATTAACTTTACCGACTGGACCCATCAGCTATCAAAAACCCCTATGCTTAAAGCGCAGCACCCAGACTATGAGACATGGAGTCAGGGAATACATGGGCAAAACAATGTCACCTGTATCGATTGTCATATGCCAAAAGTAGTCAACGACAAAGGGCGCAAGTATACCGACCATAGAGTGGGTAACCCATTCGATCGTTTCGAACAAACCTGCGCAACTTGTCATGATCAAACTAAAGAGCAGTTGCAAGATATTGTTGCCCAGCGAAAGTCTAAGATTGATGAACTTAAGGTGAGTGCTGAAACCCAGTTAGTCCATGCTCACTACGAAACCGCAGCAGCATTGGCAGCGGGTGCCACCGATGAAGAGGTTCATGACATTCAGCAAGATATACGTCACGCTCAATGGCGCTGGGATCATGCTACGGCCTCACATGGTATCGCCATGCATAATCCTGATGAGGCACTCAGAGTATTAGGTACCGCTATCGACAGAGCCGCCAATGCTCGCATTAAGCTAGCTAGGCTATTAAGCAGCAAGGGCATCAAACAACCTGTCGCTATCCCAGATATCTCAACCAAGGCAAAAGCACAGGCCGCCATTGGCTTAGATATGGATAAGCTCAACGCCGAAAAAGCGCAATTTATTGAGAAAGTCATCCCGCAATGGGATGAACAAGCAAAGTTACGCCAAGCCATTTACGATAAGGATTAA
- a CDS encoding dicarboxylate/amino acid:cation symporter, whose translation MKLILKLVAGIFIGILMGFFAPDIIVRALLTIKAVVGQLIGFAIPLIILFYITSGIASLPKNSGSLLGKTVGLAYGSTIVAGSLAFLVASFALSGLPSAPAVSGDSANQLTSFITLEVPPLFGVMTALAAAFLFGLGISVTGSKSLKTIADDGRNIIDLLLSRVVIPVLPFFIAGIFAEMAAEGTVFSTLKTFGVVLALVVFMHWVWITIQYVVAGLVLGLSPIKLIKNMLPAYFTAIGTMSSAATIPVTLRQTKKNGVKSSIANFTVPLCATIHLSGSTITLVTCATAVMVLSQHLALPSLLEMLPFIMMLGVTMIAAPGAPGGAVMAALGLMATMLGFGEAELALMIALYMAQDSFGTACNITGDGAISLLVNKLAAEEVGAEASAEPASTKTAAKAST comes from the coding sequence ATGAAGTTAATTTTGAAGCTCGTAGCGGGCATATTTATTGGTATTCTGATGGGCTTTTTTGCACCAGATATCATCGTTCGCGCTCTACTCACGATCAAAGCCGTTGTTGGGCAGTTGATCGGTTTCGCCATCCCCCTAATTATTCTATTTTACATCACTAGCGGTATCGCAAGCCTACCTAAAAATTCAGGCTCATTGCTCGGTAAAACCGTTGGCCTTGCATACGGTTCAACCATCGTTGCTGGTAGCCTCGCATTTCTTGTGGCAAGCTTTGCACTGTCAGGTCTACCCTCTGCGCCAGCAGTGTCTGGCGACTCAGCAAATCAGTTGACTAGCTTCATCACCTTAGAGGTACCACCACTATTTGGTGTCATGACTGCGCTAGCAGCCGCCTTCCTTTTCGGTTTAGGCATCAGCGTTACTGGTAGCAAAAGCTTAAAAACAATCGCCGATGATGGTCGTAACATTATCGATCTACTACTATCTCGCGTGGTTATCCCGGTACTGCCATTCTTTATCGCTGGTATTTTTGCTGAGATGGCGGCTGAAGGTACGGTATTTTCGACACTGAAGACCTTTGGTGTTGTGCTAGCACTAGTCGTGTTCATGCACTGGGTATGGATCACTATTCAGTATGTGGTTGCAGGCCTTGTTCTTGGTTTGTCACCCATTAAGCTGATTAAAAACATGCTACCCGCCTACTTCACAGCGATTGGTACCATGTCATCGGCAGCGACGATTCCAGTCACACTGCGTCAAACCAAGAAGAACGGTGTTAAGAGCTCAATCGCCAACTTTACCGTGCCGCTTTGTGCAACAATTCACCTTTCTGGTTCAACCATCACATTAGTAACTTGTGCGACGGCAGTTATGGTACTAAGCCAGCACTTAGCCCTGCCATCATTACTTGAGATGTTGCCATTTATCATGATGCTAGGGGTGACTATGATTGCCGCACCAGGCGCACCAGGTGGCGCAGTGATGGCAGCACTAGGTCTGATGGCGACTATGTTAGGTTTCGGAGAGGCTGAACTTGCCCTGATGATCGCCCTATACATGGCGCAAGATAGCTTCGGCACCGCCTGTAACATCACTGGTGACGGTGCAATTTCGTTATTGGTTAACAAATTAGCAGCTGAAGAGGTTGGCGCTGAAGCAAGTGCAGAGCCTGCAAGTACAAAGACTGCTGCAAAGGCTTCAACTTAA
- a CDS encoding cysteine synthase A: protein MKSPSITSNITELIGHTDLLRINSISDLTACDILLKCEQQNPGGSIKDRAALQLVQDAIDTGKLKPGMTIVEGTAGNTGIGLALVAKALGFKMLVVMPKGQAPEKEQMISLYDAELMLVDACPFADPDHFYHTAKRIGESDDKYWWADQFENTSNSKAHYEHTGPEIWLQTQGKIDALVSVAGTGGTIAGNSRYLSEKKPELQTWLVDPDGSGIYAYLKTGQYVSSGSSFTEGIGIMRCVENFRQAKVDKAITLPDRDLIAIARQVQERDGIVLGSSSALNVAAALYAAAKMGTGKTIVTFCCDLAERSSSKLFNSHFLTEKGFVEPNESLEEMFKRYQSEPADAVVNVIRLCE, encoded by the coding sequence ATGAAATCTCCCTCTATTACATCGAATATCACTGAGCTGATCGGCCATACAGATCTACTTAGGATTAATAGTATTTCTGATCTAACGGCTTGTGACATTCTGCTTAAATGTGAGCAGCAAAATCCTGGTGGTTCAATTAAAGACAGAGCAGCATTACAGCTGGTTCAAGATGCCATTGATACAGGCAAGCTCAAACCTGGAATGACGATTGTCGAAGGGACGGCGGGCAATACCGGTATAGGCTTAGCGCTGGTGGCTAAGGCGCTTGGTTTTAAAATGCTAGTGGTGATGCCGAAGGGCCAAGCGCCAGAAAAAGAACAGATGATCAGTTTGTACGATGCTGAGCTGATGTTGGTGGATGCATGCCCCTTTGCTGATCCGGATCATTTTTATCACACGGCTAAACGTATTGGTGAGAGTGATGATAAATACTGGTGGGCAGATCAGTTTGAAAATACCAGTAACAGCAAGGCCCATTATGAGCATACCGGGCCAGAGATCTGGTTGCAGACCCAAGGCAAGATAGATGCTCTGGTTTCTGTGGCGGGTACTGGCGGCACGATTGCAGGAAACTCACGTTACCTGTCCGAGAAAAAACCAGAGCTGCAAACCTGGCTGGTGGATCCTGATGGATCGGGGATCTACGCTTACCTAAAAACCGGACAGTATGTATCTAGCGGCAGTTCATTTACCGAAGGTATCGGTATCATGCGTTGCGTGGAGAACTTTCGTCAGGCTAAAGTGGATAAAGCCATTACCTTGCCTGATAGAGACCTGATTGCTATTGCCAGGCAAGTGCAGGAGCGCGATGGCATTGTGCTGGGTAGCAGCTCGGCGCTCAATGTCGCAGCAGCCTTGTATGCCGCGGCAAAGATGGGGACTGGCAAAACCATTGTGACTTTTTGCTGCGATCTTGCCGAGCGATCCTCTTCTAAGTTGTTTAATTCGCATTTTTTAACAGAGAAGGGCTTTGTTGAGCCTAATGAGTCACTAGAGGAGATGTTTAAGCGTTATCAATCAGAGCCCGCCGATGCTGTCGTTAATGTGATTAGGCTGTGTGAATAG
- a CDS encoding NAD/NADP octopine/nopaline dehydrogenase family protein: protein MAKYFTDDQLVILIPGYAGSIFYKKRCDNNPIFAEGESTPNDARIVEPGTVKVLFKNARNALAFFPATRTAEGMAIASRLFPAYDIAKTKVRKNIFESALHNPNIIVHTIGQYVMYPMLEYCAKHHPDEVPYMYRDALSTDMAWLMIEKLDAEKMAVLSALGCEPIPYLEACLFRNEEDLNQDPREVFESYKISSPPGPYSFDNRYITEDVPMGLVLLSSLGDKLGINMPECNRLIEMCGGILSRDFYKEGRTLTSLGLDELTKEELLQFVEM, encoded by the coding sequence ATCGCAAAGTACTTCACTGATGATCAATTAGTTATCTTAATACCCGGATATGCTGGCAGTATCTTCTATAAAAAACGGTGCGACAATAATCCGATATTTGCAGAGGGTGAATCTACCCCTAATGACGCAAGAATCGTTGAACCTGGCACGGTAAAAGTCTTATTTAAAAATGCCAGAAATGCGCTGGCATTTTTCCCCGCTACCAGAACAGCTGAAGGAATGGCCATTGCCTCCCGCTTGTTTCCTGCCTACGACATAGCAAAGACCAAAGTTAGAAAAAATATATTCGAGTCAGCACTACATAATCCCAATATCATTGTTCACACGATTGGCCAGTATGTCATGTATCCGATGCTTGAATACTGTGCCAAGCATCACCCAGACGAAGTGCCATATATGTATAGAGATGCGCTTTCAACTGACATGGCTTGGCTAATGATAGAGAAATTGGACGCTGAAAAAATGGCGGTGCTATCAGCACTTGGATGCGAACCGATTCCTTACCTAGAAGCATGCTTGTTTAGAAATGAGGAAGATCTTAACCAAGATCCTAGAGAGGTTTTTGAAAGCTATAAAATTTCATCACCTCCAGGCCCTTATAGTTTCGATAATCGATACATAACAGAAGATGTTCCTATGGGGCTGGTGTTGTTATCTTCATTAGGTGACAAATTAGGCATTAACATGCCTGAATGTAATCGTTTGATCGAGATGTGTGGCGGTATTTTATCAAGAGATTTTTATAAAGAAGGTAGAACGTTAACCTCGTTAGGATTAGATGAACTAACAAAGGAAGAGTTGCTGCAATTTGTAGAAATGTAG
- a CDS encoding NifB/NifX family molybdenum-iron cluster-binding protein: MIIAMPMSRGRLASHFTKAQRIVIFNEYHQLIANFDNPALTGGCSAKKAMLDLIKAQKADIVIVQHIGERMLGKLLSASISVSKGDSRTSIEQLLTDSSDFNRRMLNASEGRTSLNHENKGGCCSGASGGCGCSTKGTASNNLAVHPLKTKSTDIARLKYSGFRVVT; this comes from the coding sequence ATGATTATTGCAATGCCAATGAGCCGTGGAAGGCTCGCAAGCCATTTTACTAAAGCTCAGAGAATCGTTATTTTCAATGAATACCATCAGTTGATCGCTAACTTCGATAATCCAGCACTAACAGGAGGCTGTAGTGCTAAGAAGGCGATGTTAGATCTGATTAAAGCACAAAAGGCCGATATTGTTATTGTGCAGCATATCGGTGAGCGGATGTTAGGCAAGTTACTGAGTGCTAGTATTAGCGTGAGCAAAGGAGATAGTCGCACTAGTATCGAGCAACTATTGACTGATAGCAGTGATTTTAACCGCCGTATGTTGAATGCTTCCGAGGGGAGAACTTCGCTTAATCATGAGAATAAAGGTGGATGTTGCAGTGGCGCAAGCGGTGGTTGTGGCTGTAGTACAAAAGGCACGGCTAGCAACAACTTGGCTGTTCACCCTTTAAAGACGAAGAGTACAGATATCGCGAGACTGAAATATTCAGGTTTTAGAGTGGTAACTTAA
- the hutW gene encoding heme anaerobic degradation radical SAM methyltransferase ChuW/HutW: protein MTLIPDLSLTGRKSDQPMVSAFSRKETAHMQVMGAPVMPDDQQGLWHQLTQVQPRASQGARLAYLHIPFCQTKCSYCAFYQNRTSDEKVANYLDALLSELAMTSQQPGLIDTPFDGIYIGGGTPSDLSPSQIALLGNAIHRYLPLRTDAELTFEARFHGFDKDRFTACLDAGFNRFSLGVQSFDTELRQRLGRIDDEITVRRELDRMCNQDQAVIVTDLIYGLPGQTLDHWQRDLDILAESGVGGADLYQLILLPESQLGRSVNKGKVPAPPGLEEKAAMFAAGRKTLKRHHFNRLSVSHFGRDSRERNRYNHLSKAGADLVPFGCGAGGRVNGHSIMTERDLNKYHQEIAAGNKPIAMMTKPHPQHDLRYGIGGGFDLGYLDLNTLDQLGDLSDRAKPLFDAWQENGLVQHDGRYLNLTEAGQFWNINMQQAVNRYLDLGDELLKRQELTIMNNTLEQIETISKQQPLSSLAQVGRQLGLTELETVQALPAKQAQLVDGANFDRLMAELADFGPTTTVIEVAGQILEYKGGFPEGSYGHGFYNLKGEHLRGHLNPREVYAIAFVRRPFMRMDTRAIWLFNAQGLCSFKIYLGRDDKRKLLTEQVTRFDELEQEFLAKAPLLPPEEATAELDTSVELNEEPETAPKLCPISGIQFKQDQPLQEQQKEQLKKGRCPMKRLFSKTNG from the coding sequence ATGACACTCATCCCAGATCTCAGTCTTACAGGGCGAAAAAGTGACCAACCTATGGTGTCTGCCTTTAGCCGAAAGGAAACCGCCCATATGCAAGTAATGGGGGCGCCGGTAATGCCTGATGATCAACAGGGACTGTGGCATCAATTAACACAAGTTCAGCCACGGGCAAGTCAGGGGGCTCGATTAGCGTATCTGCATATTCCTTTCTGCCAAACTAAGTGCAGCTATTGCGCCTTCTATCAAAATCGAACCAGTGATGAAAAAGTCGCGAATTACCTCGATGCCTTACTCAGCGAATTAGCAATGACCAGCCAGCAACCAGGGCTAATTGATACTCCTTTTGATGGCATCTACATCGGGGGAGGTACACCTAGCGATCTAAGCCCGAGTCAAATTGCGCTGCTCGGTAATGCCATACACAGATACCTGCCCCTAAGAACAGATGCAGAACTGACCTTCGAAGCTCGTTTTCATGGCTTTGATAAGGATAGATTTACGGCTTGCTTAGATGCCGGATTTAACCGCTTTTCTTTAGGTGTACAAAGCTTTGATACTGAATTACGTCAACGCCTTGGCCGCATAGATGATGAGATCACAGTACGTAGAGAGTTAGATCGAATGTGTAATCAAGATCAAGCTGTGATCGTTACCGATCTTATCTATGGTTTACCCGGTCAAACCTTAGATCACTGGCAACGGGACTTGGATATCTTGGCTGAGTCAGGAGTCGGTGGCGCCGATCTATATCAATTGATTCTACTGCCAGAAAGTCAGCTAGGTCGCTCTGTTAACAAGGGCAAAGTTCCCGCTCCTCCAGGGCTAGAGGAGAAGGCAGCTATGTTTGCTGCCGGCCGAAAAACCCTCAAACGCCATCACTTCAATCGCCTCAGCGTGAGTCACTTTGGCCGTGATAGCCGTGAGAGAAACCGCTACAACCACCTCTCCAAAGCCGGTGCAGATCTGGTGCCCTTTGGTTGTGGTGCAGGCGGTCGTGTCAATGGCCACAGCATCATGACTGAACGCGATCTCAATAAGTATCACCAAGAGATCGCCGCAGGCAACAAACCGATCGCAATGATGACTAAGCCACACCCACAACACGATCTTCGCTATGGCATTGGTGGCGGCTTCGATCTGGGATACTTAGATCTAAATACCTTAGATCAACTTGGCGATCTATCAGATCGCGCCAAGCCACTGTTTGATGCGTGGCAAGAGAATGGGCTAGTCCAACATGATGGTCGCTACCTGAACCTGACCGAAGCAGGTCAGTTTTGGAATATCAATATGCAACAAGCAGTGAACCGCTATCTGGATCTCGGCGACGAACTACTCAAACGACAAGAGTTAACTATTATGAACAATACGTTAGAACAGATCGAAACGATCTCTAAACAGCAACCTTTGTCATCACTGGCACAGGTCGGTCGTCAGCTAGGACTGACAGAGCTAGAAACGGTCCAAGCACTGCCCGCAAAGCAAGCACAACTGGTCGATGGTGCCAATTTCGATCGCTTGATGGCAGAGCTCGCAGATTTTGGCCCAACCACCACAGTGATTGAGGTTGCCGGACAGATCTTAGAATACAAAGGCGGCTTCCCTGAGGGCAGTTATGGACATGGGTTTTACAATCTAAAAGGCGAGCACCTAAGGGGGCACCTCAACCCACGAGAGGTCTACGCTATTGCTTTTGTACGTCGTCCATTTATGCGTATGGACACTCGAGCGATCTGGTTATTCAATGCCCAAGGCTTGTGCAGCTTTAAGATCTACTTAGGTCGAGATGATAAACGTAAGCTGCTCACCGAACAGGTGACAAGGTTTGATGAGTTAGAGCAGGAGTTCTTAGCGAAAGCTCCGCTACTCCCCCCAGAGGAGGCAACTGCCGAGCTTGATACGAGTGTTGAGCTTAATGAAGAACCTGAGACAGCACCAAAACTATGTCCTATCAGCGGCATACAGTTCAAGCAAGATCAGCCATTACAAGAGCAGCAAAAGGAGCAACTGAAAAAGGGACGCTGCCCAATGAAGCGCTTGTTTAGCAAAACAAATGGCTAA
- a CDS encoding substrate-binding periplasmic protein, with protein MNQALVKHNFSYYLSLMSFVVSLLLNLKRPQFVQLIVLMGLGCSIQVQAEILNAQTQLSDKKQSVMRICYEDKNNFPFVTKFDPLNHNPNSIGQLGTLADLIIIAAEKINLSVNMVRQPWKRCIQSLKQGQVDAIFAAIWTAERESWGVFPKLNGAIDSDQRLWRAKYPIFTQKDSNLTWSNGHFSGLHLGVSAPLGYIAYDKLNKLGVLPSNNLSAEEGFTLLARGRIDGYVIEQYIGKNIIKKLRLSQQLSSLPEDFMQMDWFMPVSHQWYQQHPELTAKFWQEMSEVRKLQGEAIFNSYMNQ; from the coding sequence ATGAATCAAGCATTGGTTAAGCATAATTTCAGCTATTATCTCTCACTAATGTCTTTTGTCGTTTCACTTTTACTCAATCTGAAACGTCCTCAATTTGTGCAATTGATTGTTCTTATGGGACTAGGGTGCTCGATTCAAGTTCAAGCAGAAATCTTAAATGCACAAACACAGCTATCAGATAAAAAACAGTCCGTTATGCGGATCTGCTATGAAGATAAAAACAACTTTCCCTTCGTCACCAAATTCGACCCACTTAATCATAACCCTAACTCTATTGGTCAGCTCGGCACCTTAGCTGACCTAATCATCATTGCAGCAGAAAAGATTAACCTTTCCGTTAACATGGTTAGACAACCTTGGAAACGTTGCATTCAAAGTCTTAAACAAGGACAAGTGGATGCCATTTTTGCCGCAATCTGGACTGCAGAAAGAGAAAGTTGGGGAGTATTTCCTAAGCTCAATGGCGCTATTGATTCGGATCAGCGGTTATGGCGAGCGAAATACCCAATATTCACGCAAAAAGACTCAAACTTAACATGGAGTAATGGCCACTTTTCAGGTCTACATCTAGGTGTATCAGCTCCCTTAGGTTATATAGCTTACGATAAGTTAAACAAGCTAGGCGTATTACCTAGCAATAATCTATCTGCGGAGGAGGGCTTTACTCTTCTAGCCAGAGGTAGAATAGATGGCTATGTGATCGAACAATATATAGGCAAAAACATCATCAAAAAGCTTAGACTTAGTCAGCAGCTATCAAGTCTACCGGAAGATTTTATGCAGATGGATTGGTTTATGCCAGTATCACACCAGTGGTACCAGCAACATCCAGAACTGACGGCTAAATTTTGGCAAGAAATGAGTGAAGTGAGAAAGCTGCAAGGCGAAGCTATCTTCAATAGCTATATGAACCAATGA
- a CDS encoding DUF134 domain-containing protein: protein MPRPKKSRRLSCCAPCSMFKPNGIPSAELQKIQLEADEFEALNLGDVIKMPQIDAAKAMGISRQTFGYLLASARKKVATAIVQGNALLLPKSGSK from the coding sequence ATGCCCAGACCCAAGAAATCTCGCCGCTTGTCCTGCTGCGCACCATGTAGCATGTTCAAGCCTAATGGTATTCCCTCTGCTGAATTGCAGAAAATTCAGCTCGAAGCTGATGAGTTTGAAGCATTAAATCTAGGAGACGTTATAAAAATGCCTCAGATTGATGCCGCGAAGGCTATGGGGATCTCCAGACAGACTTTTGGTTATCTGCTTGCTAGTGCGCGTAAAAAAGTTGCTACGGCCATCGTTCAAGGCAATGCCTTGCTGTTACCCAAAAGCGGCTCTAAGTAA
- a CDS encoding ATP-binding protein → MPFFQNNLRFKIIFPLSLIMAVMLAVLSFSIPILVERNAEQHAIHTALNSLKQLKILRAYYTKNVVKKVQDFGVLTPAIKHLGEPDKIPLPATMIHDLSQLFDDSGSKLNLYSAYPFPNRQHITLDPFQQKAWLELNENPNQIISAVNNENNHTVLRVAIADQMQIQACVDCHNNHPLTPKTDWQLGDVRGVLEMSIDISSQLALAKTLSLWIISCMLIACILLIVIFYFLTSKITEQVSNISQGMIALGKGNYEIEVPQDSTTLETHQMYTAFKLFKTALLERQDLEEQQKVFETEKVNSLGRMVASIAHDVNTPIGIGVTATSFLQDEIELLAKKFASGELDEEDFESFLASSQSSITILTRNLSSAADLIRSFKQVSVDQMSEQAREVLISEYFKEVIHSMLPKTKRAKVTVDLDCVEDRTSFIYPGFLSQVITNLINNSIIHGFADQNTGLITLVVSAKENEINIQYRDNGIGISDDILPKVMEPFFTTKRDEGGSGLGLSIIHNIVTQKLNGHIKLTSGLGKGLTVDISFPVLPTAN, encoded by the coding sequence ATGCCATTCTTTCAGAATAATTTACGGTTTAAGATAATATTCCCACTTTCGCTTATTATGGCGGTTATGTTAGCTGTGCTTAGTTTTTCTATTCCAATATTGGTTGAAAGAAATGCAGAGCAACATGCAATACACACAGCGCTGAACTCCTTAAAACAACTGAAAATATTACGGGCTTATTATACCAAGAACGTAGTTAAGAAAGTGCAAGATTTTGGTGTATTAACGCCAGCGATTAAACACTTAGGTGAGCCTGATAAAATTCCCCTGCCAGCCACCATGATCCACGATTTAAGCCAATTATTTGATGACAGTGGCAGTAAATTGAACTTATACAGCGCTTATCCATTCCCTAACCGTCAACATATTACACTTGACCCTTTTCAGCAAAAAGCTTGGTTGGAACTCAATGAGAACCCGAACCAAATAATTAGTGCCGTCAATAATGAAAATAATCATACGGTGCTAAGAGTTGCCATTGCAGATCAAATGCAGATTCAAGCTTGTGTTGATTGTCATAATAACCATCCACTAACACCGAAAACGGACTGGCAATTAGGCGATGTGCGTGGCGTATTAGAGATGAGTATAGATATATCCTCTCAACTTGCCTTAGCAAAAACCTTAAGCCTATGGATAATTTCATGCATGCTCATTGCGTGTATATTACTGATAGTAATATTTTATTTTTTAACGAGTAAAATAACTGAGCAAGTAAGCAATATCTCTCAAGGCATGATAGCTCTTGGTAAAGGCAATTATGAAATAGAGGTCCCCCAAGACTCTACCACCTTAGAAACACATCAAATGTACACGGCATTTAAACTGTTCAAAACTGCGCTATTAGAACGACAAGATCTTGAAGAGCAACAAAAAGTATTTGAAACCGAAAAAGTTAATTCATTGGGTAGAATGGTAGCCAGCATTGCTCATGATGTGAATACTCCCATAGGTATTGGCGTTACCGCTACTAGCTTTTTACAAGATGAAATTGAATTGCTAGCCAAGAAGTTTGCCTCGGGAGAGCTAGATGAAGAGGACTTTGAGAGCTTCTTAGCCTCGAGTCAGAGCTCAATAACGATTCTAACTCGAAATTTATCTTCAGCGGCAGATCTCATTCGCAGCTTTAAGCAAGTATCGGTTGATCAGATGAGTGAACAGGCCCGGGAAGTATTAATATCCGAATACTTCAAAGAAGTCATCCACAGCATGCTACCTAAAACCAAAAGAGCAAAAGTAACGGTAGATTTAGACTGTGTTGAAGATCGCACCAGCTTTATTTATCCAGGTTTCCTATCCCAAGTGATAACCAACTTGATCAACAACTCCATTATTCACGGATTTGCAGATCAAAATACAGGCTTGATCACGCTTGTGGTATCAGCAAAGGAAAATGAAATTAACATACAATATCGCGATAATGGTATTGGCATTAGCGACGATATTCTGCCGAAGGTGATGGAGCCATTTTTTACCACGAAGAGAGATGAAGGAGGCAGCGGACTAGGATTAAGCATTATTCACAATATCGTCACTCAAAAACTCAATGGCCATATCAAGCTCACCAGTGGGCTAGGTAAAGGGCTCACTGTAGATATCTCTTTTCCCGTTTTACCAACAGCAAATTGA
- a CDS encoding DUF2999 family protein, whose translation MNPILAILKENNISDEQIAGLFQTLTENPIAAMATIGQLGLPPEKLQQLMGQVMQNPALLKEAVVELGLDFSKVEAAKAQLEK comes from the coding sequence ATGAATCCTATTCTTGCCATCTTAAAAGAGAACAATATCAGTGACGAACAAATCGCTGGGCTATTCCAAACACTAACCGAAAATCCAATTGCGGCGATGGCGACAATTGGCCAACTGGGTCTGCCCCCAGAGAAGTTACAGCAATTAATGGGGCAAGTGATGCAAAACCCAGCACTGCTAAAAGAAGCAGTTGTAGAATTAGGCTTAGATTTTTCGAAAGTCGAAGCAGCAAAAGCACAGTTAGAGAAATAA